The sequence ATCTGAATTCTTTTAAAAAAAGCATTAATAAACTCCAAATGTTTTTCCTGCCGCAACACCCAGCACAAATTATTGCCAAACTCGTTACATGGACACATAAGTCCCCCGCCTTATAGGTAGTGGCTACTAAATGGAGACAAATTATGTAAAATCCATAGAACACAGAACTAGGATAATAGGAGAGAACCCTGTTATGAGTGTGGGCTGATAGCAATTGCCTGAGGACTGTAAAGATACAATTGGCAAATTATAGGCGGACTCTGAAGACCTATTCAACATTCGAACATATTGGAATAAAAATAGAGATGGTCGGAGATTTATGGGTAAAAGAAAGCATGTAGGGGAAAATAAGTAAATAGCGAAATCATCTAGGTCCAGATATCACGGAAGTTGTAGGAGCATAGGACAGATCCGATGAGAAGAGAGGCTGCTTATCAGAAGAAACTGCCAAGGCGCATGGAACATCATTGAACGTGTCTATTAAACCCTCCAACGCCTTCACCACAATAGACATCGCCGGTCGCTTGGTAAAATTGTCCTGTAGACACCACATTCCCAGTTTTAACAATTTGATTGCCTCTTCTTTAACGCCGGTTTCCTCATTTTCAAGCCCCGGATAGACCAAATCTATTAACCTCCCTTCCTCTGCCTTAATTTGTAACAGTGAAAACAAGCCATCCTCTGAAAGTTCTCTGCTTCGTTTTCCGCTGACAATTTCTATCACCACAACACCAAAGCTAAATATATCTGCCTTCTCTGTAAAATGCATGTTCAGTAACTCCGGTGCCATATACCCTGGTGTCCCTCTCATCATGGTTATCACTTCGCTTTGCTCTCTGTTAACCAACTTTGCCAGACCAAAATCTGAGACCTTGGCATTGAAATTTTGATCAAGGAgaatattctgaggcttgatgtcGAAGTGTATTATCTGTTCTCGACAATCTTCATGTAAATATGTCAATCCTCTTGCAATATTCAAAACTACTTTGCATCTAGCCTTCCAATCCAGCAAATGTTGATGGATATTGTTGGAAAATATCCATTTATCAAGAGACCCATTTGGTAGATGCTCGTATACAAGCATTCGATGGGCCTTTTCTGCACAAAACCCCTTCAGTTTTACAAAATTAAGATGATTAATATTTCCTAAAGTTTCCACTTCTGCCCGGAATTCCCTTCTCCCTTGTCCTGCTCCATCAAGCCGCTTAACTGCTATCTTTGAGCCGGCAGCCGAAACACCTTCGTAAACTGACCCGAACCCTCCTCTTCCTAACTTCACACTAAAGTTGTGTGTAGCGTCTTGCAATTCCTGGAATGTGAACCGCAACGGTAAGCCTGCCGACCAATCTACATGATCATCCTCACCGTCATCTTCATCTTTTTCCTTTTGCTGTCTGCTATTTTGAGACTTACTTATCCAAACCCACAATAGGATAAAGAGAGCTAGTACTCCGCCCACACAAGCACAAATGATGACGACAATCAAGTATTTAATGCGCTTGGACCTTGACTGGATTTTAATATAAGCAGTGGAATTGTAAAACTTATCGACTGGACTGTTAGCTTTCATAGAATAGATATTGGATTCTAGATAGCAATAACCACTAGAAAAATTGGTCTCGTACCTGAAAAAAGCAGCTTTGCAAGAGCAGTTTTCGAGGCAAAGTCTTTTACATTC is a genomic window of Cryptomeria japonica chromosome 7, Sugi_1.0, whole genome shotgun sequence containing:
- the LOC131045189 gene encoding G-type lectin S-receptor-like serine/threonine-protein kinase SD2-5, whose product is MTKDYFSCSASLISLLLTLFFLSCSRLTGSLPIPSATAYGGATWKNNNHSLDFLTPSVYQDALVRPILLSGNISYNDMNLQFGCGFFCYGSPCDTGYLFATFFVVHKADGRLFDMQMVWSSNRDQMVQENAALILSSTGELVLKDADGSLVWSTNTSTQSFQRMEIGESGNLVLYNPDGGIIWQSFDYPTDTILIGQKLKVDQKLIANTSPKNTSEGRFYCTLLHDCFAMFTASAPAKMYFRYPELPACVEFSYAQFDNQSVHIYFQGRRSPSINLSVPKDSLYFKLDWDGNLKVCSILQTIGRYSPDYLPSFVKYHHPRPCGDYGVCTNGQCSCPKDGNAFKPIDAAEPDQGCAPHVPLACSEKSRRQDHHFLELEHVSYFTYLYENSSTPGLVSRDECKRLCLENCSCKAAFFRYETNFSSGYCYLESNIYSMKANSPVDKFYNSTAYIKIQSRSKRIKYLIVVIICACVGGVLALFILLWVWISKSQNSRQQKEKDEDDGEDDHVDWSAGLPLRFTFQELQDATHNFSVKLGRGGFGSVYEGVSAAGSKIAVKRLDGAGQGRREFRAEVETLGNINHLNFVKLKGFCAEKAHRMLVYEHLPNGSLDKWIFSNNIHQHLLDWKARCKVVLNIARGLTYLHEDCREQIIHFDIKPQNILLDQNFNAKVSDFGLAKLVNREQSEVITMMRGTPGYMAPELLNMHFTEKADIFSFGVVVIEIVSGKRSRELSEDGLFSLLQIKAEEGRLIDLVYPGLENEETGVKEEAIKLLKLGMWCLQDNFTKRPAMSIVVKALEGLIDTFNDVPCALAVSSDKQPLFSSDLSYAPTTSVISGPR